A DNA window from Acetilactobacillus jinshanensis contains the following coding sequences:
- a CDS encoding Nramp family divalent metal transporter gives MKKGHKPLIQLHYANGPSLEDINSSIAVPHNWGFWKTLFAYSGPGALVAVGYMDPGNWSTSITGGQDFGYLLMSVVLISSLIAMLLQYMAAKLGIVSQMDLAQAMRARTGVTLGIILWLLTEAAIMATDIAEVIGGAISLNLLFNIPLVISVFITVLDVLVLLLLCLIGFRKVEALVVCLILVILLVFLYQVILSKPDWGSVVAGLVPKPADVSNSPHVGNDTPLTGALGIVGATVMPHNLFLHSSISQTRKTNHKDVNDVARTVRFTTWDSNIQLTFAFFVNAFLLITGVAVFTKGGVKDPSFFGLYDALRQSNVMTNPALAHVAKSGLLSTLFAVALLCSGQNSTITGTLTGQIIMEGFIHMKMPLWMRRLVTRVISVIPVLVCVSLTSGDSAIQEHTALNDLMNNSQVFLAFDLPFSMLPLLIMTDSPVEMSNRFKNALWVKICGWVSVIALIYLNLKSLPDSLAGFIEKQASQTTWAYPTAYVIDVVIIALLFWVLYDLHRGHKEYKAKHPNYATYSDANLR, from the coding sequence GTGAAAAAAGGACATAAGCCATTGATTCAGCTCCATTACGCCAATGGTCCTTCGTTAGAAGATATCAACAGTTCAATCGCTGTTCCTCATAATTGGGGCTTCTGGAAAACATTATTTGCATATTCTGGTCCAGGTGCTTTAGTTGCCGTTGGTTACATGGATCCAGGTAATTGGTCAACTTCAATTACCGGTGGTCAAGATTTCGGTTATCTATTAATGTCCGTCGTTTTGATTTCGAGTTTAATTGCAATGTTACTACAATACATGGCAGCTAAACTGGGAATCGTAAGCCAAATGGACTTAGCTCAAGCAATGCGTGCTCGTACCGGAGTTACGTTAGGAATTATCTTATGGTTACTTACTGAAGCAGCCATCATGGCTACTGATATCGCGGAAGTTATTGGTGGTGCCATTTCGTTAAACCTGCTGTTTAACATTCCGTTGGTAATTTCAGTATTTATCACCGTCCTAGATGTATTGGTACTGCTACTGCTTTGTTTGATTGGATTCCGAAAAGTCGAAGCATTAGTTGTTTGCTTAATCTTGGTTATCCTCTTGGTATTCTTATACCAGGTTATCTTATCCAAGCCTGACTGGGGCAGTGTTGTTGCCGGTTTAGTTCCTAAGCCAGCTGATGTATCTAACAGCCCTCACGTTGGTAACGATACGCCATTAACCGGTGCCTTAGGAATTGTTGGTGCGACTGTTATGCCACATAACTTATTCTTACATTCATCAATTTCTCAGACCCGTAAGACTAACCATAAAGATGTAAACGATGTTGCTCGTACCGTTCGTTTCACCACTTGGGACTCTAACATTCAGTTAACCTTTGCATTCTTCGTTAATGCATTCTTACTGATCACTGGTGTTGCCGTATTTACTAAAGGTGGAGTTAAAGATCCATCATTCTTCGGTTTATACGATGCATTACGTCAGTCCAACGTTATGACTAACCCTGCATTAGCCCACGTTGCCAAGTCTGGTTTACTATCAACATTATTCGCTGTTGCTTTACTTTGCTCTGGTCAAAATTCCACCATCACTGGTACTTTAACTGGACAGATCATCATGGAAGGTTTCATTCACATGAAGATGCCTCTATGGATGCGTCGTTTAGTAACCCGTGTAATTTCTGTCATCCCAGTACTAGTTTGTGTATCACTTACTAGTGGTGATAGTGCTATTCAAGAACATACCGCTTTAAATGATTTGATGAACAACTCACAAGTATTCTTAGCCTTTGACTTACCATTCTCCATGCTACCGTTACTAATCATGACCGATAGTCCTGTTGAAATGTCTAACCGCTTTAAGAATGCCTTATGGGTAAAGATCTGTGGTTGGGTTTCAGTAATCGCATTGATTTACTTAAACCTTAAGAGTCTACCTGATTCCTTAGCCGGCTTTATCGAAAAGCAAGCTAGTCAGACCACTTGGGCTTACCCAACTGCCTATGTAATCGATGTCGTCATCATCGCATTACTATTCTGGGTATTATATGACTTACACAGAGGTCATAAAGAATACAAAGCTAAGCATCCTAACTACGCTACTTACAGTGATGCTAACCTTCGTTAA
- a CDS encoding universal stress protein: protein MMASSKNFDFKRILVGVDDSDDAILAFRYAISRAAKTHAQLILCSVLETNETNVYQSLDKDYVHGKRSDLVKHMKTYEEAAKKGGVKDVKSIVAEGNAGEVIVKDVIPHVEPDLLIIGSQAKKGLARHFGSQAAYMAKYSPISVLVVR from the coding sequence ATGATGGCAAGTAGTAAGAATTTTGATTTCAAACGAATTTTAGTTGGGGTCGATGACTCCGATGATGCCATTTTAGCTTTCCGGTATGCCATTAGTCGTGCTGCTAAGACTCATGCTCAGTTAATTCTGTGCTCCGTTTTAGAAACTAACGAAACCAATGTCTACCAAAGCTTAGACAAGGATTACGTCCATGGTAAGCGTTCCGATTTAGTTAAACATATGAAGACTTATGAAGAAGCTGCCAAAAAGGGTGGCGTTAAAGATGTTAAATCGATCGTTGCTGAAGGCAATGCCGGTGAAGTCATCGTCAAGGACGTCATTCCGCATGTTGAGCCTGATCTTTTAATCATTGGCTCGCAGGCCAAGAAAGGTTTAGCACGTCATTTCGGTAGTCAGGCTGCTTACATGGCTAAGTATTCACCGATTTCCGTATTAGTCGTTCGTTAA
- a CDS encoding dihydrolipoyl dehydrogenase family protein, whose translation MADRKYQYDVLYIGSGHGTDGINELAKKGFKVATVEAEKIGGTCPNWGCNAKITLDEPIKLTREQERMKGIVNGQLTVNWPANMKHKHQVIDPIPNSLEDAKEGAGVDVIHGWAKFVDNHTVDVDGTKYTADKIVVATGLHPHQLNIKGTNLAHTSKDFLALDKLPKHIAIVGAGYVAMEFATIANQSGSDVTVLMHHDQVLERFYQPFVKKVVADLKKRGVKFIPNAGVSAFEKKNNQLFVDYGDGKQLPTDWILDATGRVPNVHHMNLRQIGVKWDHHGIFVNSHLQTKVPNIYASGDVINSSEPKLTPTATFQGNYLMHLFSGETTHGIKYPPIPTVVFTSPRIAQVGITVPHAEKYDFDYDIVVNDLSNDWYRQIDKESIAENALIFNKHDQLVGVTEVSDKADDAIDTLLPAVALHLSKQQIEQVVPLFPSIAHDAWKNL comes from the coding sequence ATGGCTGATCGTAAATATCAATACGACGTTCTATACATCGGTTCCGGACACGGGACTGACGGAATTAACGAACTAGCTAAAAAGGGCTTTAAGGTCGCCACCGTAGAAGCCGAAAAGATCGGTGGGACCTGTCCAAACTGGGGTTGTAACGCCAAAATTACTTTAGATGAACCAATTAAACTCACTCGTGAACAAGAACGAATGAAGGGAATTGTTAATGGCCAGTTAACTGTTAACTGGCCCGCTAACATGAAACACAAGCATCAGGTCATCGATCCGATTCCAAACAGTTTAGAAGATGCAAAGGAAGGTGCCGGTGTCGATGTCATTCATGGCTGGGCCAAGTTCGTTGACAATCATACCGTTGATGTCGATGGTACGAAGTACACTGCTGATAAAATCGTGGTCGCAACTGGATTACACCCGCATCAGTTAAACATTAAAGGAACTAATTTAGCCCACACCAGTAAGGATTTCTTAGCACTTGATAAATTACCAAAGCACATTGCGATCGTCGGTGCTGGATACGTTGCGATGGAATTCGCGACCATTGCTAACCAAAGTGGCTCAGATGTCACCGTTTTAATGCATCATGATCAAGTCTTGGAACGTTTCTACCAGCCATTCGTTAAGAAGGTCGTCGCTGATCTTAAGAAGCGTGGCGTTAAATTCATTCCAAACGCTGGCGTCAGCGCTTTTGAAAAGAAGAACAATCAACTCTTCGTTGACTACGGTGATGGCAAACAGTTACCAACCGACTGGATCTTAGATGCTACTGGTCGGGTTCCAAACGTTCATCACATGAACCTTAGACAAATTGGGGTCAAATGGGATCACCACGGCATTTTCGTCAACAGTCATTTACAGACTAAAGTTCCTAACATTTACGCCTCAGGCGACGTAATTAACAGTTCTGAACCGAAATTAACCCCTACGGCCACCTTCCAGGGTAATTACTTAATGCATCTTTTTAGTGGTGAGACCACTCACGGCATTAAATACCCGCCAATTCCAACGGTCGTCTTCACATCACCGCGAATTGCTCAGGTCGGGATCACCGTTCCACATGCCGAAAAGTACGATTTTGACTACGACATCGTCGTTAATGACCTATCAAACGATTGGTATCGTCAGATCGATAAAGAAAGCATCGCTGAAAATGCCCTAATCTTCAACAAACATGATCAGTTAGTTGGCGTTACCGAAGTCAGTGACAAAGCCGATGACGCCATTGATACGCTATTACCAGCCGTTGCGTTACATCTATCTAAACAACAGATTGAACAAGTGGTACCACTATTCCCATCAATCGCTCACGACGCCTGGAAGAATTTATAA
- a CDS encoding sulfite exporter TauE/SafE family protein gives MIFHFTLAQILLMIPVGIVAGIISSTVGMASLVSYPALLYIGRLPAVFANVTNTASMIFNCAGAGLSSIPELKGHVKQTLMTLTLTFFGSIGGSMLLLMEPGGSFQKIVPFFILFSGVVILAPHKRHTSEEGTGGHMSLHYRLMADVAIILMGGYMGYFGAAAGVVMIAILSRITDESFPVYNAVRNVSALSANLVAMVIYAVKSHVYWILVFPMGVGLFIGGYIGPIIVRHVSDKILKAVVGIGALILGIYMFIQAYF, from the coding sequence ATGATCTTTCATTTTACTCTTGCCCAGATCCTGTTAATGATTCCGGTTGGCATTGTCGCTGGAATTATTAGCAGTACCGTGGGCATGGCTTCATTGGTTTCTTACCCAGCCCTGTTATACATTGGGCGTTTGCCAGCGGTTTTCGCAAACGTTACCAATACGGCATCGATGATTTTTAACTGTGCCGGGGCGGGACTCTCCTCAATCCCCGAATTAAAGGGCCACGTCAAACAAACGTTAATGACGCTAACGTTAACCTTTTTTGGTAGCATTGGTGGTTCAATGCTGCTATTAATGGAACCAGGAGGATCATTCCAGAAGATCGTGCCGTTCTTCATCCTGTTCTCAGGAGTTGTTATCCTGGCACCGCATAAGAGGCACACTTCGGAAGAAGGAACCGGTGGTCATATGAGTTTACACTACCGGCTCATGGCTGATGTTGCCATCATCCTGATGGGTGGTTACATGGGTTACTTTGGTGCCGCCGCCGGAGTCGTAATGATTGCGATCCTGTCACGGATTACTGACGAGAGCTTCCCGGTGTACAACGCCGTTCGAAACGTGTCGGCACTATCCGCTAATTTGGTCGCCATGGTTATTTACGCCGTTAAATCCCACGTCTACTGGATCCTAGTCTTTCCAATGGGCGTTGGCCTCTTTATCGGGGGCTACATCGGACCCATCATCGTCCGTCACGTTTCCGACAAGATCTTAAAGGCCGTCGTCGGAATCGGTGCTTTAATATTAGGTATCTATATGTTTATTCAAGCCTATTTCTAA
- a CDS encoding sulfite exporter TauE/SafE family protein: MFIPIGILSGIVSATVGLASLVSYPALQAVLPPVAANVTNTTALICTGIGSGVGSLKELKGHWWQVTKIFAITFVGAIIGSLLLLQFSNQAFARIAPFFILMAGILILCPKPHNSASQPTSKVMKWLAVFAMFLVGIYSGYFAAASGILMLALLSYTTDESFPVYNAIRNVAMLSANVIAIIIFIVYHAGIYWPVVFPLGIGLLIGSYCGPAIVRRVPERILKLVVAVAAVMMSIYLFIKAY, encoded by the coding sequence ATGTTCATTCCGATTGGAATCCTGTCAGGGATCGTAAGTGCTACAGTTGGTTTAGCTTCATTAGTATCCTATCCCGCTTTACAAGCCGTTTTACCACCGGTCGCTGCTAACGTCACCAACACCACGGCGTTAATATGTACCGGAATCGGTTCTGGTGTTGGATCACTTAAAGAACTAAAAGGTCATTGGTGGCAGGTCACCAAGATTTTTGCGATCACCTTTGTCGGTGCTATTATTGGTAGCTTATTGTTACTCCAGTTTTCTAACCAGGCATTCGCAAGGATCGCACCATTCTTTATTCTAATGGCCGGAATTTTGATCCTGTGTCCGAAGCCTCACAACTCGGCTTCTCAACCAACATCTAAAGTCATGAAGTGGCTAGCAGTCTTCGCAATGTTCCTGGTGGGTATCTACTCAGGATACTTTGCTGCAGCATCCGGGATCTTAATGTTAGCCCTGTTAAGTTACACGACTGACGAAAGTTTTCCGGTCTACAACGCAATTCGAAACGTAGCCATGTTATCCGCTAACGTGATCGCCATCATCATCTTTATCGTTTATCACGCTGGAATTTACTGGCCAGTTGTCTTTCCTTTAGGAATTGGTTTATTAATTGGTAGCTACTGTGGGCCGGCCATCGTTCGACGGGTTCCTGAACGAATCCTAAAGCTTGTGGTTGCTGTGGCTGCCGTCATGATGTCAATCTACCTATTTATTAAAGCGTACTAG
- the pnuC gene encoding nicotinamide riboside transporter PnuC codes for MVHYIKFLAHQLKGWPIPNYCLFFFSLGVQLMVFLGQSITAITALTFIGTTLGVLCVIAINSAKSINGWLGLLSGICFIIVGFSAKNYLSIGEQISYMVTLDLPVLISSSWNVNMVSKIRKFNGKSWAVAIVGTLLVCVASAEIIGNLTNDPRPWFDAISFSISLTGGIICFLRYNNQYFWWLASGLAQLVLWFITFKQGGATVAMFINSLIYITNDVLAFTISPWYNRAERSRQIKAEEKSEQAGQTEDVW; via the coding sequence GTGGTTCACTATATCAAATTCTTGGCTCACCAGTTAAAAGGGTGGCCAATTCCGAATTATTGCCTATTCTTCTTTAGTTTAGGTGTCCAGTTGATGGTCTTTCTTGGCCAGTCAATCACAGCCATTACGGCTTTAACGTTTATTGGGACGACGTTAGGTGTCCTATGTGTAATCGCCATTAATTCAGCCAAGTCGATTAATGGCTGGTTAGGCTTGTTATCTGGTATCTGTTTCATTATCGTCGGTTTCAGTGCCAAGAACTACTTAAGTATTGGTGAACAGATTTCCTACATGGTCACGTTAGATTTACCAGTCTTAATTAGTTCGAGCTGGAACGTTAACATGGTTAGTAAAATTCGCAAATTCAACGGAAAGTCCTGGGCAGTTGCCATTGTCGGGACTCTGTTGGTTTGTGTGGCCTCCGCTGAAATTATCGGTAACTTAACTAATGATCCACGGCCGTGGTTTGATGCAATAAGCTTTTCAATTAGCTTAACCGGTGGCATCATCTGCTTCTTACGCTACAATAACCAGTACTTCTGGTGGTTAGCTTCTGGCCTTGCCCAGTTAGTACTCTGGTTCATTACTTTCAAGCAGGGTGGCGCTACCGTTGCCATGTTCATCAACAGTTTGATCTACATTACCAACGACGTTCTAGCATTTACCATTTCCCCCTGGTACAACCGTGCCGAACGTAGTCGTCAGATTAAAGCCGAAGAAAAATCTGAACAGGCTGGTCAAACTGAAGACGTTTGGTAA
- a CDS encoding DUF805 domain-containing protein, which yields MDKMLGIYKTFWVHGMDHTSKTSRNDFWIALWWNVIVYILILAYIMAYKQRTGAIFGIFVFVAYTLALIAPAINLMMRRYNDLGLSKYWLIITLLLPIALLIVNALEMHALSVEIMAWILLGIHFIICMFPKNAFSHQA from the coding sequence ATGGATAAAATGTTAGGAATATATAAGACGTTCTGGGTTCACGGGATGGATCACACCAGTAAAACATCTCGGAATGACTTCTGGATTGCGCTTTGGTGGAACGTAATCGTCTATATTTTGATCTTGGCGTATATCATGGCATATAAGCAGCGAACCGGTGCCATCTTCGGCATCTTCGTTTTTGTTGCTTATACGTTGGCTCTGATTGCGCCGGCCATTAATTTAATGATGCGACGTTATAATGATTTGGGATTATCAAAGTACTGGTTAATCATCACGTTATTATTACCGATTGCGTTATTGATCGTCAATGCGCTAGAAATGCATGCTTTATCGGTCGAAATTATGGCCTGGATTCTACTTGGGATTCACTTTATCATCTGTATGTTTCCTAAAAACGCGTTTAGTCATCAAGCCTGA
- a CDS encoding sulfite exporter TauE/SafE family protein, translated as MKIALIIAIILFDLYYLYHLFTDICHHWQATKKEPATKRAFFSMIIIYFLSTLGIGDFAVSTALYQKTKWVPIRKLPGTLNAQCVIPSGVMAIIFLSNITVGFKTLITCVCCQILGAYLGSKFVTKLPKTILRYFIITGLLLASCLILVGKFHMIASTGTATQLSGWKLYLTAGLLFLYGALDDVGIGCYAPTMATIYAMGMNPAAAFPIMMCGSTFSLSVGSVEFIKKHNYSRKLALYSLFGVIGVFLAATVFKHLSLDMLEWLVIVVLIYAAYSLYRDAKETDQA; from the coding sequence ATGAAGATCGCGCTCATCATCGCCATTATTTTGTTTGACCTATACTACCTATATCATTTGTTCACGGATATATGTCACCATTGGCAAGCAACCAAAAAAGAACCCGCTACAAAGCGAGCCTTTTTCTCAATGATCATTATTTATTTCTTATCAACTTTAGGTATCGGTGACTTTGCCGTTTCGACGGCGCTATACCAAAAGACCAAGTGGGTTCCGATTAGAAAATTACCTGGAACCTTAAACGCACAATGCGTTATCCCGAGTGGCGTGATGGCCATTATTTTTTTGTCCAACATTACCGTTGGCTTCAAAACGCTGATCACGTGCGTGTGCTGCCAAATCTTGGGTGCCTATTTAGGATCCAAATTCGTTACGAAGTTACCCAAAACCATTTTGCGGTACTTTATTATTACCGGACTACTCTTAGCCAGTTGTCTTATCTTAGTTGGTAAATTTCACATGATTGCATCAACCGGAACGGCAACTCAGTTATCCGGCTGGAAACTATACTTAACAGCCGGTTTGCTGTTCTTATACGGTGCCTTAGATGACGTTGGCATCGGCTGTTACGCACCGACCATGGCAACGATTTACGCCATGGGAATGAATCCCGCAGCCGCATTTCCAATCATGATGTGTGGATCGACCTTTTCATTATCAGTCGGCAGTGTGGAATTCATCAAGAAGCATAATTATTCCCGGAAATTAGCCCTTTATTCATTATTCGGTGTGATTGGAGTCTTCTTAGCAGCAACCGTATTTAAGCACCTCAGTTTAGACATGCTAGAGTGGCTCGTTATCGTCGTATTAATCTACGCAGCTTATTCCCTATATCGTGATGCTAAAGAAACAGATCAGGCTTGA
- a CDS encoding MFS transporter, producing MDVSWRRNLWILWIATTIDGVAFSEVIPFLSLYVEQLGNYSKGELSILSGMVYAASFFVVFFTAPIWGRFADKHGRKRMVLQTSLGSAITLALMAFVGNAWELIGLRTLQGFFAGVIPNATALVATETPKEHAGYAMGIITTGYVGGMLVGPIIGGFLAHAVTIRVSFIITGLLLFGSFVLSATMVKEHFHPSKKNKKESLFDIHFLKDFPNPRVVIWLMISTVIVQIGLFSIYPIISLLVKQLMHNRGPITIVAGIIASLPGIAMFMTSSTLGKISDHYGANKVLILGYLFTVAFYVPQTFITSLVLLGVFRFLVGISNAAVYPIIQTMLTKVSPTGSTGLAFSMNQSAQALGAVLGSMMGSEVASYFGYSSAFMLSAILQGINLILILKFVPELRWNAHNILNSHD from the coding sequence TTGGACGTTAGCTGGCGTCGTAACTTATGGATATTATGGATTGCCACCACGATCGATGGTGTCGCCTTTAGTGAAGTAATTCCGTTTCTATCGCTGTATGTTGAACAGTTAGGTAATTATTCCAAGGGTGAACTATCCATTCTCAGTGGGATGGTTTATGCAGCCTCGTTTTTCGTTGTCTTCTTCACGGCACCCATCTGGGGTCGCTTCGCTGATAAACACGGCCGAAAACGAATGGTATTACAAACTTCGCTAGGTTCCGCAATTACACTGGCGTTAATGGCGTTCGTTGGTAACGCCTGGGAATTGATTGGTCTGCGAACCTTACAGGGCTTCTTTGCCGGTGTCATTCCGAACGCAACGGCACTGGTCGCTACGGAAACACCTAAGGAACACGCTGGTTATGCCATGGGCATCATCACGACTGGTTATGTCGGTGGGATGCTAGTTGGCCCCATCATCGGTGGCTTTTTAGCTCATGCAGTAACGATTCGAGTTTCGTTCATCATCACTGGACTTTTGCTATTTGGTTCGTTTGTATTAAGTGCCACGATGGTTAAGGAACACTTTCATCCGTCTAAGAAAAATAAAAAAGAGTCACTTTTTGACATTCATTTTCTAAAGGATTTCCCAAATCCACGAGTCGTAATCTGGTTAATGATCTCAACCGTTATCGTTCAGATTGGTCTATTTTCCATTTACCCAATCATTAGCTTATTAGTTAAACAGTTAATGCATAATCGTGGACCGATCACCATTGTTGCGGGAATTATTGCTTCGTTACCAGGAATTGCGATGTTCATGACCAGTTCAACCTTGGGTAAGATCAGTGATCATTATGGTGCCAACAAGGTTTTAATCTTGGGTTATCTATTTACGGTGGCGTTTTATGTTCCGCAGACTTTTATTACCAGCCTGGTACTCTTAGGAGTCTTCCGGTTCCTGGTCGGAATTTCCAATGCCGCTGTCTACCCAATTATTCAGACAATGCTAACGAAAGTCTCGCCAACCGGATCGACAGGTTTAGCCTTTAGCATGAATCAATCCGCTCAGGCGCTAGGTGCCGTGCTAGGTTCCATGATGGGCAGTGAAGTCGCCAGTTATTTTGGTTACAGCAGTGCTTTCATGTTATCTGCCATTTTACAGGGCATTAATCTGATCTTAATCCTAAAGTTCGTTCCAGAACTGCGTTGGAACGCTCATAACATTCTCAATAGTCATGACTAA
- a CDS encoding MFS transporter: protein MQQVNWRRNLWILLFGTFITGTAFNEVIPFMSLYIIQLGNYSRGELSILSGIVYSCSFVVVAVTAPMWGRFADKHGRKWMILQTSLGSAIVIALMGVVTNVWQFIALRTLQGFFDGVIPNSIALVATETPKRHSEYALSLLSTGYTSGFLIGPIFGGFLVHVFSIRLTFFITGLLLFSFFILSLTSVNENFKPDPDIVKSHFSWHFMKGFPHPHLVGWMFVTTIAVQMAINDVFPIITLFVKQLMHNHGPISLVAGIIAALPGISMVMTSPSIGKVGDHHGTHVVLGFGLIFSALCYFPQGAAAGVLMLGIFRFLNGIGNAAIFPSIQTCLAKGTPASRTGMAFSLNQGFQAIGIVLGSIVGGLLSDWFSYSVTFYVAGVTILLIYACLKWFLPELKKY from the coding sequence ATGCAACAGGTCAATTGGCGCCGTAATCTGTGGATTTTATTATTCGGAACGTTTATTACCGGAACGGCCTTTAACGAAGTCATCCCGTTTATGTCGTTATACATTATTCAATTGGGTAATTACAGTCGTGGTGAACTTTCGATCCTTAGTGGGATTGTATATTCGTGCTCATTCGTTGTCGTAGCGGTAACCGCCCCGATGTGGGGAAGATTTGCTGATAAACACGGCCGAAAGTGGATGATCCTACAAACTTCGCTGGGTTCCGCAATTGTGATTGCCCTAATGGGTGTCGTCACTAACGTTTGGCAATTTATTGCGTTACGAACTTTACAGGGCTTCTTCGATGGCGTAATTCCAAATTCGATTGCGTTAGTTGCGACCGAAACGCCTAAGCGTCATTCTGAATATGCGCTAAGCCTGTTGTCGACCGGTTACACCAGTGGTTTCCTAATTGGACCAATCTTTGGTGGCTTTCTGGTCCACGTCTTTTCAATCCGTTTGACGTTCTTTATTACGGGTCTGTTGCTGTTTAGCTTCTTTATCCTGAGTTTAACTTCGGTTAACGAAAACTTTAAACCGGATCCGGATATCGTTAAATCACACTTTAGTTGGCACTTCATGAAGGGCTTTCCGCATCCGCACTTAGTCGGTTGGATGTTCGTCACGACGATCGCCGTTCAGATGGCAATTAACGACGTCTTTCCGATCATTACGTTATTCGTTAAACAGTTGATGCATAACCACGGACCGATTTCATTGGTTGCCGGAATTATCGCCGCATTACCTGGGATTTCGATGGTCATGACGTCACCAAGTATCGGTAAAGTCGGTGATCATCACGGGACTCACGTTGTCCTAGGCTTTGGTCTAATATTTTCAGCACTCTGTTACTTTCCGCAGGGTGCCGCTGCCGGTGTCCTAATGTTAGGAATATTCCGGTTCTTGAATGGAATCGGCAATGCTGCCATTTTCCCGTCGATTCAAACCTGTTTAGCTAAGGGAACTCCGGCATCTAGGACTGGGATGGCCTTTAGTTTGAACCAGGGCTTTCAGGCAATCGGGATTGTTTTAGGCTCAATCGTCGGTGGTTTACTTTCCGATTGGTTTAGTTATAGTGTTACGTTTTACGTTGCCGGAGTTACCATTTTACTGATTTATGCGTGCTTGAAGTGGTTCCTACCAGAATTAAAGAAATATTAA